Genomic window (Flavobacteriales bacterium):
TCCCCAACAGCTCGCCAATTGTATCGTGGCAGCTGATCACTTCACCACCAGCACTGGCACCTTCACCCTATGCCTTACCGCATCCACGGTAGCGCCGAAGAGCAGGTCCTTCAGGCCGCGGTGGCCGTGCGAGCCCATTACCAGGAGTTCGGCCTCGCTCTTGTTCACCAATGTGGCGATCGCTTCCACCGGGCTGCCTTGCCCCACCACGGCCTTAGCGGTATAGCCGGCTTCGCGGAGCTTTATGGCATAGTGCTCCAGGTTGGTGGCATCGTCCACGGCCTCGCGGTCGCTGGTGAGTTCGCCTAGGTAGCGCGCGGCAGCGCTCTCGGTGATGTGGATCAGGATGTACTCGGCCACCTTTCCGCCTTGGGCGATGGCCGCGTTCAGCACGCGCTCGTCCAACGGCTTGAACTCCACGGTGATGGCGATGCGTTGCGGTGGGCGCTGCTCCTGCACCTTCAGCTCGGGCAAAGTGCCGTCGATATGTCGCTTGGCGGGTCTCAGTTTCACAAAGAACGGCTTCACGGTGATGTAAAGCAGCAGGATCCCGGACAGTACGATGATCGGGATCACGAGGAACTTCACCCAGATCACATGTGAGCCACCTTCTTTCAGCCAGCCTTGCACCTTCTGTACCACTAACTGGGCGTTCAGTACCACGATGATGAGCGCGGTGCTCCACGCCAGCAGTTGCACCCAGGGCTTGATGGCGAAGGTGCCCATGCGCTTTTTGTCCGAGGTGAAGTGGATCAGCGGGATCACGGCGAAGCCTAATTGCAGGCTGAGCACCACTTGGCTGAATACCAGAAGTTCGCCCAAGGATCCCGGACCGAAATAGATGATGCTGACGATGGCGGGAATGATGGCAAGCAAGCGGGTGATGAGCCGTCGCAGCCACGGGCGGATGCGCAGATCGAGGTAGCCTTCCATCACGATCTGCCCGGCGAGCGTGCCGGTGATGGTGCTGCTCTGCCCCGCGCCGATGAGGGCGATGGCGAAGAGGGCCGGCGCCATGGTGCCGAAGAGCTCGCCCAGCAGTTCGTGCGCCTGGTCGATCTCGGCGACATCGAAATGGCCTGCGGTGTGGAAGGCGGCGGCGGCGAGGATGAGGATGGCGGCGTTGACGAAGAAGGCGAGGTTGAGCGCGATGGTGGTGTCGAAGAAGTTGAAGCGAATGGCTTCGCGCATGCCCTTGTCGGTGCGCTCGAAGCGGCGCGTCTGCACCAGCGAGCTGTGGAGGTAGAGGTTGTGCGGCATCACGGTGGCGCCGATGATGCCGATGGCGATGTAGAGCGCCTTGTCGGAGAGTGTGGAAGGGATCAGGCCTTGGAGCACATCGCCCACGACGGGTTCCACGATGAACATTTCAGCAAGGAAGGAGAAGCCGATGAGCGCGACGAGCGAGAGGATGAAGACCTCCATTAAGCGCATGCCCTTGTTCATCAGGAAGAGGATGAGCAACGTGTCGAGGCCGGAGATCAGCACGCCCCAGAGCACGGGGAGGCCGAAGAGGAGGTTGAGGCCGATGGCCATGCCGATCACCTCGGCGAGGTCGCAGGCGGCGATGGCGATCTCGGCGAGCACGTATAGCGGGATGTTCACCAGTGGCGGATAGGTGTGCCTGCTGGCCTGTGCGAGGTCGAGGCCGCGCACGATGCCGAGCCGGGCACTGAGGCTTTGCAGCAGCAGCGCCATGAGGTTGCTCATCAGCAGCACCCAGATGAGCTGGTATCCGAAGGCGGATCCGCCGGCGATGTCAGTGGCCCAATTACCGGGGTCCATGTAGCCCACGCTCACCAAGTAGGCCGGTCCGAGAAAGGCGAGAAGCCGGCGCCAGCCCTTCGCCACGGGAATGGCCACGCTGGAATGCACGTTGCCTAAGGAGCGCCGGTCGTGCGTCATGGCTTCCGGTTTTTCCCCGTGGGAAGGATCTCCACCAGCAGGTGCGCGGCCACTAGCGCCGAGAGGGTGAGGTGAAGCGCTTTTCCGCCTTGCAGTTCCACGCTGTCATCGAAGGCATGGCGGGCGACCACCTCGAAGCGCATACCGATGCCGACGCCTTTTTGGTCAAGCAGGTGCAGCAGGGTGTCGCTGCCGTCCTTCACGGCGGCGATGCGGACGTGCGTACCTGAGGCGCACTCCATGAGCGAGGTGGTGTCGCGCGTATGCATGCGCCCATTACGATCAGGGATGGGGTCGCCGTGCGGGTCGAAGGCCGGGTCGCCGAGGTAGCCGGCCAGTTTATCGGTGAGCTTTTCGCTGTGGACGTGCTCCAACTGTTCGGCCACTTCATGCACTTCGTTCCACTTGAATCCGAGCCGTTCAACTAAGAAGGTCTCCCAAAGGCGGTGCTTGCGGACGAGCTTCAACGCGGCGACCTTGCCTTTGGCGGTGAGCTTCACACCGTAGTAGGGCTCATGCTTCAAGAGGCCCTTCTCGGCGAGCTTCTTCAGCATCACAGTGACGCTGCTGGCCTTGATGTTCAAGCGTTCCGCGAGGTCCTTGGTGCCTGCGGTGGCACCATCCTGCAGAAGGGTATGCACGGCCTTGATGTGGTCCTCCTCGCTGCGGGTGAGCATGGCGACAAATGTATGGTGAAATAAAATAATTAGATAAAGCTAAATTGATGATCAGTGATCGGGGCTCCGTAGGTCACAGGGATAGCCGCCATTTTCCATTCAGTAGCGTACTGCTCCGCGCACAGTGCGAGATCCTGTCAATCCTGAAATCCTGTCATTCTCTTGTCGGCAGGCCCGGTCGGCAGTAGGCAGCAGCAGGTGGCAGTGAGCGTTGGCAGTACCCGGTACCCTGTACCCTGTACCAAAACTCCGATCATCCTTCTCCAATAGCATTCTCTGCGCCTCCGCGCCTCTGCGGCCCCTCAACATCCACTGATCACCACAAGCAGAAACTCCGTCAACCTCCCCACCCGCACCACCGGCTACTTTTGCGGGCCGATGTACAAACTGCTCCGCCCATTCCTCTTCCGCCTGTCGCCGGAGCGTGCGCACCACCTCACGTTCGCAGCATTGGAAATGGCGAAGCACATCCCCGGTGCGCTGGCACTGGTGGGTGGTGAACGTCCTTCGGCGGAAGCCGCCGTGGAAGTGATGGGATTGAAATTTCCCGGTCCCGTGGGCCTTGCCGCCGGCATGGACAAGGATGCCACGCACGTGGACGCGTTTTCGCGGATCGGCTTTGGATCCGTGGAGATCGGCACGTTGACGCCCGTGGCACAGCCCGGCAATGAGCGACCGCGGCTCTTCCGGCTGAAGGCCGATCACGCATTGATCAACCGCATGGGCTTCAACAACGGCGGCGTGCAGGCGGCAGTGGAGCGCTTGAAAAAGCGCAGCCCCGGCATCATCGTGGGCGGCAACATCGGCAAGAACAAGGTGACACCGAACGAGCAGGCCATCGACGACTACGTGAAATGCTTCGAGGCATTGCATGCCGTGGTGGATTACTTCGTGGTGAATGTGAGCAGCCCGAACACGCCTGGTCTGCGCGCGCTCCAGGAGAAAGGTCCGTTGTTGGCCATTTTGAACGAATTGAAAAGGCGCGATGCCGCAAAGCCCGTGCATCGTCCGATCTTGTTGAAGATCGCGCCGGACCTCACGGACGAACAGTTGGACGACATTGTTTCCGTAGTGAAGAAAAGTGGAATCGCGGGCGTGATCGCCACCAACACCACCATCTCGCGTGAAGGCTTGCAAATGCCGAAAAGTGAGGTGGACGCCATAGGTGCGGGCGGTGTGAGCGGCAGGCCCGTTCGGCAGCGCAGCACGAAGGTGGTGAAGTATTTGCGGCAGCGCTTGCCGAAGCCGCTCGTCATCATCGGCGTGGGCGGCATCGACAGCGCCGAGGCCGCGATGGAAAAGCTGGACGCCGGTGCGGACCTTGTGCAGGTCTACACGGGCCTGATCTATGAAGGTCCCGGGCTGCTGAAGCGCATCAATGCAGCCTTCGCTTTGCGAAAGCTGAATTCTTAAACCAC
Coding sequences:
- a CDS encoding Nramp family divalent metal transporter; translated protein: MTHDRRSLGNVHSSVAIPVAKGWRRLLAFLGPAYLVSVGYMDPGNWATDIAGGSAFGYQLIWVLLMSNLMALLLQSLSARLGIVRGLDLAQASRHTYPPLVNIPLYVLAEIAIAACDLAEVIGMAIGLNLLFGLPVLWGVLISGLDTLLILFLMNKGMRLMEVFILSLVALIGFSFLAEMFIVEPVVGDVLQGLIPSTLSDKALYIAIGIIGATVMPHNLYLHSSLVQTRRFERTDKGMREAIRFNFFDTTIALNLAFFVNAAILILAAAAFHTAGHFDVAEIDQAHELLGELFGTMAPALFAIALIGAGQSSTITGTLAGQIVMEGYLDLRIRPWLRRLITRLLAIIPAIVSIIYFGPGSLGELLVFSQVVLSLQLGFAVIPLIHFTSDKKRMGTFAIKPWVQLLAWSTALIIVVLNAQLVVQKVQGWLKEGGSHVIWVKFLVIPIIVLSGILLLYITVKPFFVKLRPAKRHIDGTLPELKVQEQRPPQRIAITVEFKPLDERVLNAAIAQGGKVAEYILIHITESAAARYLGELTSDREAVDDATNLEHYAIKLREAGYTAKAVVGQGSPVEAIATLVNKSEAELLVMGSHGHRGLKDLLFGATVDAVRHRVKVPVLVVK
- a CDS encoding metal-dependent transcriptional regulator, with the protein product MLTRSEEDHIKAVHTLLQDGATAGTKDLAERLNIKASSVTVMLKKLAEKGLLKHEPYYGVKLTAKGKVAALKLVRKHRLWETFLVERLGFKWNEVHEVAEQLEHVHSEKLTDKLAGYLGDPAFDPHGDPIPDRNGRMHTRDTTSLMECASGTHVRIAAVKDGSDTLLHLLDQKGVGIGMRFEVVARHAFDDSVELQGGKALHLTLSALVAAHLLVEILPTGKNRKP
- a CDS encoding quinone-dependent dihydroorotate dehydrogenase, which gives rise to MYKLLRPFLFRLSPERAHHLTFAALEMAKHIPGALALVGGERPSAEAAVEVMGLKFPGPVGLAAGMDKDATHVDAFSRIGFGSVEIGTLTPVAQPGNERPRLFRLKADHALINRMGFNNGGVQAAVERLKKRSPGIIVGGNIGKNKVTPNEQAIDDYVKCFEALHAVVDYFVVNVSSPNTPGLRALQEKGPLLAILNELKRRDAAKPVHRPILLKIAPDLTDEQLDDIVSVVKKSGIAGVIATNTTISREGLQMPKSEVDAIGAGGVSGRPVRQRSTKVVKYLRQRLPKPLVIIGVGGIDSAEAAMEKLDAGADLVQVYTGLIYEGPGLLKRINAAFALRKLNS